A genome region from Apium graveolens cultivar Ventura unplaced genomic scaffold, ASM990537v1 ctg4466, whole genome shotgun sequence includes the following:
- the LOC141701887 gene encoding NADP-dependent malic enzyme, chloroplastic-like — MMSLNGSTFMYNPVIGISRSYMQRRVSAPLVVVSSSSSGDRNAAVLMETNLKSAAPVIESDSKASVGGGVEDVYGEDSATEEQNITPWTVSVASGYSLLRDPHHNKGLAFSEKERDAHYLRGLLPPVVASQDLQVKKLMNCIRNYQVPLQKYMAMMDYQEHNERLFYKLLIENVEELLPIVYTPTVGEACQKYGSILGRPQGLFISLKEKGKILEVLKNWPEKKIQVIVVTDGERILGLGDLGCQGMGIPVGKLALYTALGGIRPSSCLPVTIDVGTNNEDLLNDEFYIGLRQRRATGQEYAELLHEFMSAVKQNYGEKVLIQFEDFANHNAFDLLAKYGATHLVFNDDIQGTASVVLAGVMAALKLVGGTLADQKFLFLGAGEAGTGIAELIALEISKQTDTPLEEARKKIFLVDSKGLIVRSRLESLQHFKKPWAHEHEPIRELVDAVKAIKPTVLIGSSGVGRTFTKDVVETMASLNEKPVIFALSNPTSQSECTAKEAYTWSKGRAIYASGSPFDPIEYNGKIYASGQANNAYIFPGFGLGLIISGAIRVHDDMLLAASEALAAEVTQENYDKGLIFPPFTNIRKISAHIAAKVAAKAYELGLATRLPQPHDLVAYAESCMYSPSYRSYR; from the exons ATGATGTCTCTCAATGGAAGCACTTTTATG TACAATCCGGTGATCGGAATATCCAGAAGCTATATGCAAAGGCGAGTTTCAGCTCCTTTAGTGGTGGTTTCATCGAGTTCGAGCGGAGATCGAAACGCTGCCGTTTTGATGGAGACTAATTTAAAATCAGCTGCTCCTGTGATCGAATCGGACTCGAAAGCTAGCGTTGGAGGTGGTGTTGAGGATGTTTACGGTGAGGATAGCGCCACCGAAGAACAAAATATCACTCCTTGGACCGTCTCGGTTGCTAG TGGGTACTCATTGCTGCGGGATCCTCACCACAACAAAGGGCTTGCCTTTAGTGAGAAAGAGAGGGATGCTCATTATCTTCGCGGACTTCTTCCTCCAGTTGTTGCCAGTCAAGACCTCCAG GTCAAGAAATTGATGAACTGTATACGTAACTATCAAGTGCCTCTGCAGAAATATATGGCTATGATGGATTACCAG GAACACAACGAGAGACTGTTCTATAAACTTCTTATTGAAAATGTGGAGGAGCTTCTGCCTATTGTCTATACTCCAACCGTCGGAGAGGCATGTCAGAAATATGGGAGCATCTTAGGGCGCCCTCAGGGTCTCTTTATCAGTTTAAAGGAAAA AGGTAAAATTCTTGAAGTGCTGAAGAATTGGCCTGAGAAGAAAATTCAAGTCATTGTTGTCACTGACGGGGAGCGAATATTAGGACTTGGGGACCTTGGTTGCCAG GGTATGGGGATACCTGTAGGAAAACTAGCTCTGTATACAGCGCTTGGCGGAATTCGTCCCTCTTCT TGCTTGCCTGTAACGATTGATGTGGGGACAAACAATGAGGATTTGTTAAATGATGAGTTCTACATCGGGCTGAGGCAGAGAAGGGCAACCGGCCAG GAATATGCCGAACTCCTACATGAATTTATGTCTGCAGTTAAGCAAAACTATGGAGAGAAAGTCCTCATACAG TTTGAAGACTTCGCGAACCATAATGCATTTGATCTTTTGGCAAAGTATGGAGCTACACATCTTGTTTTCAATGATGATATACAG GGAACGGCCTCTGTGGTACTCGCAGGAGTTATGGCAGCACTAAAACTAGTTGGTGGCACCTTAGCTGACCAGAAGTTCCTGTTCCTTGGAGCAGGCGAG GCTGGCACGGGTATTGCAGAGCTCATAGCACTTGAAATATCAAAGCAG ACCGATACCCCATTGGAAGAGGCTCGAAAGAAGATTTTTCTTGTGGACTCAAAG GGTTTGATTGTCAGATCTCGCTTGGAATCACTTCAGCATTTCAAGAAACCGTGGGCCCATGAACATGAACCTATTAGAGAACTGGTGGATGCTGTGAAG GCAATCAAGCCTACAGTGTTGATTGGATCATCGGGTGTGGGACGAACATTCACTAAAGATGTGGTGGAGACTATGGCTTCCTTAAACGAG AAACCGGTTATTTTCGCTCTTTCCAACCCAACTTCACAATCAGAATGTACAGCCAAAGAAGCATACACATGGAGCAAG GGCCGTGCTATATATGCGAGTGGAAGCCCATTCGACCCAATTGAGTATAATGGAAAAATTTATGCATCTGGACAG GCAAACAACGCCTATATATTCCCTGGATTTGGTCTGGGTTTGATCATATCGGGTGCAATCCGTGTTCATGATGACATGCTTCTGGCAGCCT CTGAAGCTCTAGCAGCTGAGGTTACACAAGAAAACTATGACAAGGGACTCATATTTCCCCCATTTACCAATATTAGAAAGATTTCTGCACATATTGCTGCCAAGGTGGCTGCCAAAGCATATGAACTTG GTTTGGCTACTCGTCTCCCACAACCACATGATCTTGTAGCTTATGCAGAGAGCTGTATGTACAGCCCTAGTTATCGAAGTTACCGGTGA
- the LOC141701888 gene encoding protein PAF1 homolog has protein sequence MASYRPFPPPPQSTFVAPPPPPNQNPLAPPQSRGGSTQYSQNWGDGSAFQQSYQSNAGFQQPHYGAPPRSQVPLGVQPPHQQYPYPPPPPPESSYPPPPPPLAQNSKPPQPPMYYPSSQYSQFNNQPMQPPPPSSPPSLNAPPPPPPPSSPPPPPPTQSKDIKVEAADRVVKKDGALIQGLSSKPHRPSIPVVPGRRSNGPSGRVETEEERRLRKKKEYEKQRQEEKHRQQLKDSQNKVLHKTQMISSGAKMPASITGSHMGDRKATPFLSADRIENRLKKPTTFICKMKFRNELPDPTEQRKLMYLKRDKDRLSKYRITSLEKLHKPQLYVEPDLGIPLDLLDLSVYNPPKGEHVFLDPEDEELLRDDDPVTPIKKDGIKRKDRPTDQGVSWLVKTQYISSLNMDSTKQSLTEKQAKELRDKQRGRGIPDDSNNSGRRIQEIQSSFEACKTRPVHSTKKNLQPLEVLPLFPDFDRYGEQFVIVNFDSAPTGDSEIYQKLDKSVRDAHESQAIMKSYKGTDSDNGEQDKFLGYMVPSLDELSKDMYDENEDISFTWVREYHYDVRSEEAADLTTYLVSFGESAAHYMPLPTKLVLRKKRAREGKSTDEIEHFPAPSAVTVRCESKSYSSARASASMSKRQRIYNGSTSRQRNVIHHERDYSSGAEDDLNDI, from the exons ATGGCGTCGTATAGGCCATTCCCACCACCTCCTCAGTCTACTTTTGTTGCTCCACCTCCTCCCCCGAATCAGAACCCGCTTGCGCCTCCTCAATCACGAGGTGGATCAACTCAGTATTCGCAGAATTGGGGTGATGGGTCGGCTTTTCAACAAAGTTATCAGTCTAATGCGGGGTTTCAGCAACCGCATTATGGGGCTCCTCCGAGAAGTCAGGTTCCATTAGGTGTTCAGCCTCCACATCAGCAATATCCGTATCCCCCACCACCACCACCTGAGTCTTCTTACCCGCCTCCACCACCTCCGTTGGCCCAAAATTCAAAACCACCTCAACCGCCAATGTACTATCCTTCTTCACAATACTCCCAATTTAATAACCAGCCAATGCAACCACCTCCTCCTTCATCTCCCCCTAGTTTAAATGCTCCTCCACCTCCTCCCCCGCCATCATCACCCCCACCACCTCCTCCTACTCAAAGCAAAGATATCAAAGTAGAAGCAGCTGATAGGGTGGTTAAAAAGGATGGGGCTTTAATTCAAGGGTTGTCCTCTAAACCGCACAGGCCATCTATTCCTGTTGTACCAGGAAGAAGATCAAATGGGCCTTCGGGGAGGGTTGAGACAGAAGAGGAGAGGAGATTGCGCAAGAAAAAGGAATATGAAAAGCAAAGACAAGAAGAGAAGCATAGGCAGCAGTTGAAAGATTCTCAAAATAAAGTCCTGCATAAGACCCAAATGATATCCTCCGGAGCAAAAATGCCTGCATCGATCACCGGTTCACATATGGGTGACAGAAAGGCGACACCATTTCTGAGTGCAGACCGTATTGAAAATCGATTGAAGAAACCAACAACTTTTATCTGCAAGATGAA ATTCCGGAATGAACTACCAGATCCGACAGAACAGCGAAAGCTTATGTATTTGAAAAGAGATAAAGATCG GTTATCAAAATACAGAATCACTTCCTTGGAAAAACTGCATAAGCCTCAATTATATGTTGAGCCAGATCTCGGTATTCCTCTTGATCTGCTTGATCTGAGTGTATACAA TCCTCCAAAGGGTGAACACGTTTTCCTTGATCCAGAAGATGAGGAATTGTTGCGTGATGATGATCCTGTAACCCCAATTAAAAAGGATGGCATTAAGAGAAAGGATCGCCCTACTGACCAAGGGGTTTCTTGGCTAGTGAAAACGCAATATATCTCTTCTCTCAATATGGATTCCACAAAACAG TCTCTTACTGAAAAACAAGCGAAAGAACTTAGAGACAAGCAAAGAGGCCGCGGTATTCCTGATGATTCTAACAATAG TGGGAGGAGAATCCAAGAGATTCAGTCTTCATTTGAGGCATGCAAGACCCGACCTGTGCATTCAACCAAGAAAAATTTACAACCGTTAGAAGTTCTGCCGCTGTTCCCTGATTTTGATAG GTATGGTGAGCAGTTTGTTATTGTAAACTTTGATAGTGCTCCTACCGGTGATTCAGAAATCTACCAGAAGCTAGATAAATCAGTTCGTGATGCCCACGAATCTCAG GCCATAATGAAAAGTTACAAGGGGACAGATTCGGACAATGGTGAGCAAGATAAATTTTTGGGTTACATGGTTCCTTCTCTGGATGAG CTCTCTAAAGACATGtatgatgaaaatgaagatatatCATTCACATGGGTCCGCGAATATCACTATGAT GTACGTAGCGAGGAGGCAGCAGATCTAACAACATACCTCGTCTCATTTGGTGAATCAGCAGCACACTACATG CCTCTTCCTACTAAACTCGTCCTAAGGAAGAAGAGGGCAAGAGAAGGGAAATCGACAGATGAGATAGAACATTTTCCGGCACCCTCTGCAGTTACTGTAAGATGTGAATCTAAG AGTTACTCAAGCGCCAGGGCGAGTGCCTCAATGTCCAAACGTCAAAGAATATATAATGGAAGCACTTCTCGACAGCGAAATGTTATTCAccatgaaagagattattctaGTGGTGCTGAGGATGACTTGAATGATATATGA